In Juglans microcarpa x Juglans regia isolate MS1-56 chromosome 4S, Jm3101_v1.0, whole genome shotgun sequence, a single window of DNA contains:
- the LOC121263260 gene encoding L-type lectin-domain containing receptor kinase IX.1-like: MIDIQFDGDAKPSSDGVLDLTKNQLNGPINGSVGQASYKEAVRLRDSRTGKVADFTTHFSFVINALNASEYGDGVAFFIAPFEYKMPNNSGGGFLGLFNAESNSDTSVNKIVAVEFDSFKNTWDPNDNHVGINVNSIVSVANVTWKSSIRNGATANAWVSYNSTTQNLSVFLTYAENPVFGGSYSLSHKVDLSELPDLVRVGFSAATGDYTELHRISSWSFNSSLEVGNQVNKKNKVGLGVGLGVGFGVLSCGLCLLWFIYWRKKGDGENEGLGDDVFMDDEFEQGTGPRRFTFRELTHATNNFSEGGKLGEGGFGGVYKGFLSESSTEIAVKRVSKGSKQGRKEYISEVKIISRLRHRNLVQLIGWCHAQGEFLLVYEYMPNGSLDTHLFGGKIMLTWPVRDKIALGLASSLLYLHEEWEQCVVHRDIKSSNIMLDANFNAKLGDFGLARLVDHELGSQTTVLAGTMGYLAPECVTTGRASKESDVYSFGVVCLEIVCGRKPVDPREEPSKVRLVEWVWNLYGKGQILEAVDKGLSMEFDEQQMERLMVVGLWCCHPDPIIRPSIKQVINVLNSEVPLPELPSKFPVPMYSLPPVKTSCICSDTSLGHTGSTKDRTQCSCRSCSTYLSNTSAGSATALLASGVDHAYNHV; this comes from the coding sequence ATGATCGACATACAATTCGATGGTGATGCAAAACCGTCTAGTGATGGAGTTCTTGATCTCACAAAGAATCAACTCAATGGCCCCATCAATGGAAGTGTAGGTCAAGCCTCATACAAGGAAGCTGTCCGCCTCCGGGATTCAAGAACAGGGAAGGTTGCCGATTTCACTACTCATTTCTCCTTTGTCATCAATGCTTTGAATGCATCGGAATATGGTGATGGGGTTGCCTTCTTTATTGCACCATTTGAATATAAAATGCCTAATAATTCAGGAGGTGGGTTTCTTGGACTGTTTAATGCTGAATCCAATTCAGACACCTCAGTGAATAAAATTGTGGCAGTTGAGTTTGACAGTTTCAAAAACACCTGGGATCCAAATGATAATCATGTAGGAATCAATGTCAATTCCATTGTCTCTGTGGCGAATGTCACATGGAAAAGCAGCATCAGGAATGGAGCAACGGCAAACGCATGGGTAAGTTATAACTCAACTACCCAAAATCTTAGCGTTTTCCTAACGTATGCTGAGAATCCTGTCTTTGGCGGCAGCTACAGCCTCTCTCATAAAGTTGATTTGAGCGAGTTGCCTGATTTGGTTAGGGTTGGTTTCTCCGCTGCTACAGGTGATTACACAGAATTACACAGAATAAGTTCTTGgtcattcaattcaagtttgGAGGTCGGAAAtcaagttaacaaaaaaaacaaagtggGGTTGGGGGTTGGTTTAGGTGTGGGTTTTGGTGTATTGAGTTGTGGCTTATGTCTACTTTGGTTCATCTATTGGAGAAAAAAGGGTGATGGAGAAAATGAAGGTTTGGGCGATGACGTCTTTATGGATGATGAATTTGAACAGGGAACTGGGCCAAGGAGGTTCACTTTTCGTGAACTCACTCATGCAACAAACAACTTTTCCGAAGGAGGGAAGCTTGGGGAGGGTGGATTCGGAGGCGTTTATAAGGGCTTCTTAAGTGAATCCAGTACAGAAATTGCTGTTAAGAGGGTCTCGAAAGGATCAAAGCAAGGGAGAAAGGAGTATATATCAGAAGTGAAAATCATAAGTCGTTTAAGACACAGAAATTTGGTTCAACTTATTGGTTGGTGCCATGCACAGGGTGAGTTCCTCCTCGTGTACGAGTACATGCCTAATGGAAGCCTTGATACTCATCTCTTTGGAGGAAAGATTATGCTAACATGGCCAGTTAGGGATAAGATAGCCCTTGGATTGGCTTCATCTTTGTTGTACCTTCATGAAGAATGGGAACAGTGTGTAGTTCACAGAGATATCAAGTCAAGCAACATCATGCTGGATGCAAATTTCAATGCCAAGCTTGGTGATTTTGGTCTGGCGAGGCTTGTAGACCATGAGTTGGGGTCACAAACAACTGTTTTGGCAGGCACTATGGGCTACCTAGCCCCAGAGTGTGTCACCACAGGCAGGGCAAGTAAGGAATCTGATGTCTATAGTTTTGGGGTGGTTTGCCTCGAGATTGTGTGTGGAAGAAAGCCAGTGGACCCAAGGGAAGAACCGAGCAAGGTAAGGCTGGTAGAGTGGGTATGGAATCTTTATGGAAAAGGCCAAATCCTTGAAGCTGTTGACAAGGGATTAAGCATGGAATTCGATGAGCAGCAAATGGAACGCTTGATGGTAGTTGGGCTATGGTGTTGTCATCCCGATCCCATTATCCGACCTTCAATAAAGCAAGTGATAAATGTTCTTAATTCCGAAGTTCCATTGCCTGAACTTCCCTCAAAGTTTCCGGTGCCAATGTATTCTCTTCCTCCGGTGAAGACGTCATGTATATGCTCCGATACATCATTGGGTCACACAGGGTCAACGAAAGACCGGACACAGTGTTCATGTAGGAGTTGCTCTACTTATTTGTCAAATACGTCAGCGGGTTCTGCAACAGCTCTTCTAGCTTCGGGTGTCGATCATGCTTATAATCATGTTTAA